CCCATCTCTTCGATTTCGATGAACTTATCGAGATAGCGTTTAGCCTTGGCCTCCTGATTGGAGAGGCATTGGACGGCAAACCAGTTGGGACCACTGAGAGGCATGACAAAAACTAGTTGCTTACTAGGTTAGTAAACAGCTGAACGACATTCTGGACTGAGAAGTCGGAAAGGCTGGTGAAGGCACCCAAGAGGGCAGTCGCGATCAAAACAATGATCGTAGAACTCTGGAGCTCTTTTCGAGAAGGCCAAGAAGCCTTCTTCAGTTCGCGGATCATTTCACCCCAGAAGATCCTAATGCGCCGAAATGGGTTACTCATAATGTTTGTTGGCAGGAGAGGAGGGATTCGAACCCCCAACTTGCGGTTTTGGAGACCGCTGCTCTACCAATTGAACTACTCTCCTGTATCGTTAGTGTATTTAAAAGGCTAAGCCGGGCCTCCAAAAGAGGCCCGGCCTGATTCAAAAAGTATGAATAAAGTAAGAGACTACTCGACGACTTCAGTGATACGTCCGGCACCAATAGTGCGGCCACCCTCACGGATCGCGAAGCGTTGTCCTTTCTCCATAGCGATCTGCTTTCCGAGCTCGATGGTGATGGTGAGGTTATCACCAGGCATAACCATCTCAACGCCGTCAGGAAGGTTACAGATGCCAGTCACGTCAGCAGTGCCGAAGAAGAACTGAGGACGATAACCGTTGAAGAATGGAGTGTGACGTCCGCCTTCGTCCTTAGAGAGGACATAGAGCTCAGCCTGTGCCTTGCTGTGGGGAGTAATGGACCCTGGCTTTGCAAGGACTTGTCCACGGCTGATGGCAGACTTTTCAACACCACGAAGGAGCAGACCTACATTGTCGCCAGCTTGACCTTGTGGGAGCAGCTTGCGGAACATCTCAACGCCCGTAACTGTGGTTGTCTGGGTGTCGCGCATGCCAACGATTTCGATCTCTTCGCCTACTTTAATAATACCGCGCTCGATACGACCAGTAGCAACAGTTCCGCGACCGGTGATAGAAAACACGTCTTCAACAGACATGAGGAAAGGCTTGTCAATGTCACGCTCAGGAGCAGCGACGTCTGCGTCAACAGCATCGAGAAGCTCAGAAAGGCTATCTACCCACTTTTGCTCGCCATCGAT
Above is a genomic segment from Opitutales bacterium containing:
- the secE gene encoding preprotein translocase subunit SecE → MSNPFRRIRIFWGEMIRELKKASWPSRKELQSSTIIVLIATALLGAFTSLSDFSVQNVVQLFTNLVSN
- the tuf gene encoding elongation factor Tu: MAKETFERTKPHVNVGTIGHIDHGKTTTTTALLKVQSDKGLAEFKSYADIAKGGTVRDETKTVTIAVAHVEYETDARHYAHVDCPGHADFVKNMITGAAQMDGAILVVSASDGPMPQTREHILLARQVGVPQIVVFMNKVDLVDDEELLELVEMEIRDLLSKYDFDGDGITVVRGSAKGAIDGEQKWVDSLSELLDAVDADVAAPERDIDKPFLMSVEDVFSITGRGTVATGRIERGIIKVGEEIEIVGMRDTQTTTVTGVEMFRKLLPQGQAGDNVGLLLRGVEKSAISRGQVLAKPGSITPHSKAQAELYVLSKDEGGRHTPFFNGYRPQFFFGTADVTGICNLPDGVEMVMPGDNLTITIELGKQIAMEKGQRFAIREGGRTIGAGRITEVVE